Genomic segment of Chitinophagales bacterium:
TTCACAGAATTATATCAACATCTTTTTTGTTGATATCCAACCCTTGATTCGCATTTGTAATCTATGGACAAGGATTTGCGGAAAGAAATTGGTAAATTTTTCGTTGACGTGGCTAAGTTATTAATTGGCGGAGCGGTACTATCATCAGTTTTGAAAATTCAAGGGATATCCAGCACTGTTGTCATGATTGTCGGAACGGCAGTTGCAATTATTTTCGCAATTCTAGGGTTTTCCATTATGAGTATGAAGGACAAAAAATAAAAATTAAGCATATGGATTTCGTAATTCTTTCTATTATTCTTCTTGTAGCGGGCTTGATTGCGTATGCCTTGATCAGATATGATGCTTCAAGACAGACAAAGCATTGATAGAATGTCGTTAATCAGCCAATACGAATAGACCTGTTCAGACCAGCCGGGCACGCATTCGCCCTGCTTCAGTCAGGCTATGCTGCAAAATGCGCGCCAGTGGGTTTTTCATGCTCTATATGAGCCGATTAGGGATTTTAATCGGCTCAATATCCGCTTTATTTTGAGTTGATTAAAATTGAATTCCGTCAGTTGAAGAGTTGTTTTTAGACAATTTTTTAAATCAAAATATGCCTTTCTTTGAACCAGGAATATTTTGATCGATCATGCCAAAATCCAATATCTTAAAAACCATAGGGCCGGGGATTTTATTTGCCTCTACGGCCATTGGCGTATCGCATTTGGTGCAATCGACCCGGGCAGGTGCGGATTACGGATTTGCGCTTTGGTGGGCCATTGTACTGGCCAATTTGATGAAATATCCCTTTTTTGAATACGGGTCGCGCTATGCCTCTGCCAGTGGCGAAAGTATTATTGATGGCTATCAGCGCATTGGCAAATGGATGCTCTTGCTTTATTTTTTGATTACGGTGTGTTCCATGTTTTTCGTGGCAGCAGCAGTTGGGGCAGTTACGGCCGGTTTTTTGGACAATCTCTTTGGCATTTCCCAACTCATCCCCTGGCTGAAAATCCCGGCAGCTACAGTTTTGTTTTTGGTCTGTGTGTTGATTTTATTATTGGGAAAATACAAAGCCCTGGATGGATTGATCAAAATTATTGCTACAGTAATGCTTTTGGCCACCCTTGCAGCATTTGTATTGACATTGAAAAATGGCCCAGTTGCAGAGATCAGCACCATTTCCAGTCCTGAAACATGGACTCCGGGCGGCATTGCCTTTATCATCGCATTGATGGGCTGGATGCCCACGGCAGTGGATCTGTCGGCATGGAACAGCCTCTGGACTTTGGAGCGAATCAAGGAAACAGGCTATAAACCAAAACTGAAAGAAACCCTGTTCGATTTCAATATTGCCTACCTGATTTCCGCATTGCTTTCCCTGTGTTTTTTGACCCTGGGCGCCTTTTTGATTTACGGAACCAATATCGAGTTGCCCGATTCCAGCGCGGCATTTGCCAGTTTTGTGATCGATCTTTATACCCAATCCATTGGCAATTGGAGCTATTTCATTATTGCCGTTGCAGCCTTTGCCATTATGTTTGGGACCAGCATTGGTGTTTTTGACGGCTATGCTCGAAGCCTGGAAAAATCCACATCACTGCTTTTTAAAGGCGGTTTTTTTGAAAAAGCCATTGAAACACGGCAGGTGTATATGGCTTCGGTTTTAGTGGTTGCCGGTGGAGCCTATTTGCTCATTTATTCCTTTAGCGGACAACTAAAAGCCCTGGTAGATTTGGCCACCACCATTTCATTTTTGATTGCCCCGCTCATTGCCATTGTCAATTTCAGATTGGTGCATGCGCCCTATGTTGCCAAAGAAGCAGTACCGCCTTTATGGCTGAAAATATTGAGTTATACGGGCATCATTTTCCTCAGCGGATTTGCCTTGTGGTTTCTTTATATCCGGCTTTTACAATGATTGGGTGAAAACCTATAAATTTGAGACATAGCGTTCTGACGATCTTTCTAAACGCTTTACAACTATATTAACTTGTGTTCAAAAATTCAGATTTCAAATCGTCTGACTTCTTTTCTGAATAGATAAGGTATATTTCAGCTAATACACATCAATTATGACAAGGCATAATAATTCCCATATTTACTCCAAGAGAATACTGATATCAGTACTATTCTTATTTTATATGGGGATTTCATCCGTTAAATCACAAGTTAATTTACTTTTAAATGGAGATTTTGAGCAAACAAGAGAAGCCAAAATAAAAATGCTTGTAGATCAATTTGGAAATAAGCAAGAATTTGAACTAAATGACTCAAGTCTATTAGAGGCATTTCACCCTCATACGGATGATGTTCGTGTAATGTCGATGTATTGGAATTATGTGGAGGATTCAACTGGGCCAGGAAATGTACTAATGTACAATGCTTTAAGCTCAAAAGACAGTAATGCCTATAGCGGGAAAGTATATTCTAAAATTATTATAATGAACATGAATTACCTGCCCAATGAATATAGAGTTGATAATCTTGCTGGTAAATTAAGAAGACCTTTAGTCAAAGGACAAAAATACAAGGTGCGTTTTTATTTGAAATTTTTCAGTGGGAATCATTACAGTAAAAGTATTTGTGTAGGTTTTTTAAATAAGATGACACCATATAGTATAGGCATCAATAAATCGAACAAAGAGCCAATATACCGCCATAATATAGAACCAGTGTGGTGTTTAGGTTCAGTTTTGAGAGATTCAGTTGTTTATAATGAAATAGAATTCAATTACACGGGCACTGGCGATGAACAATACATCTACATCGGGAATTTACTTTATGAAAAAACTTCATATTGGAAAGAACAAAACCTGAAGGAGAATTTTCATCCAATAAAAAATTCTAAGAAAAACAAAAGAACTTCCCAAAACATCAACTCCATATATGCTATAGACAGAATAAGTATTAGGGCAATTGACACAAGTTCGAATATTGCTTTAAAAATGAAACAACAGCCTGATTTTGAAGAACCCAATAGTCCTCATAAATTAGACACAGTTCACGCCTATACCTATTATTTTGATTTTAACGAGGATAAGTCAAATGCAGATATAAGTAAAATACTATCATATTTGAAAAATGATAATGAAATTTCCAGTGTATTGATCATTGGGCATACTGATAGTATTGGAACAAATGAATACAATCAGATACTTTCCAAAAATAGAGCATTATTTATTTCTGAATTGATAAAACAGCAAATTGAAATTCCAATTTCCATTAAAGGAATGGCTTATTCAAAAATGTTATCGAGAGAAAATAACTCTTTAAACAGGAGGGTTGAAATTTATTACACATATTGATGTGTCCCTTTAATTTTGTCCCCTTAACTGCTTTTTTTGCTGTATGGTCAAGGTTTTCTATTGAATCAAAAAAATGATAAAAAATCTGAGTTTGAAACATAGCGGTCGGACGAATTCCTGAAAAGTATTCGAACGAGTTGAGTGCGTTCAAAAGTTCAACAAATTATTCGTCTGACCGCTTTTCGGAGCAGAACAAGAAATGTTTATTAATTTCATCCCAAAGCGATTAAATGAACAATCACTTAGAAGAAATAATAATTGAGCTGGCAAATGAAAATGTAAGCTTTATAATCTCAGGCGGAGTGGCAGGAGTATTGCACGGTTTAGAAAGAATGACCCTGGATCTTGATATTTCCGTAGATCGCAAGCCTGAAAATTTAAAGCGCTTTATAGCTGTAATGAAAAAATTGAATATGGTTCCTCGCGCCCCTGTTCAGCCAGAAATCTTTCTTGATGATGAATTGCTTAATAAAATAGCAAAAGAGAAAAATGCGCTTGTTTTTACTTTTATTGACATTGACAATCCATATAAGCAAGTAGATATTTTTATTACAAAGCGTATGGGCTACAATGTTTTATTGGAGGATACGGAAGAAAAAGAGATGTATGGAGTTAAAATTAGGTATTTGACAATTGAGAAGTTAATAGAACTAAAACAGAAAATTGAACCTATGCGTTCTAAAGACAAATGGGATATAGATGAGCTGAAAAAAATACTGGCAATTAAAAAAGGCAATGGATCAAAAGAAAAATAAAAAGCCCCGAATAGAATTATAGCGGTCAGACGGATATGTTGATTGATTGGGAAACTAATTGAGCCATATCGGAGATTCGGATAAGTTAGCCGTCCGACCGCTTTTCGAACCTGGCGAAATAATGATTGAACACCATGAACCATAAAAAAAACAAAAAGCCCCAACTCGATCTATCAAAATTGCGCAAGGAAGATTTTGATGGGCATACCGATTTTCTAAAGCTTACTCCTGAACAAAGGTTGGATTGGTTGGCAGCAGCCGTTCAGTTTTATTACAAGCACGGCAATAAGCCGTTCGACAAAAAGAAAGCCTGAGTTTTACATAAGTTATCATTTAGCCAAATTTCACTAATTCAATTTTAACCCGGAATATGCATTAGGAAATCTATTGCAGCATGAAATCACTATCGTTATAATGCCCTATTCCCGTTTATTTTTCTTAATTTTAAGCAAAACACAATTAAACAAAAAATAATTTATGAGTCAGGAAAGACCAAAAATCAACATTAACCTATATTGGATAAAACAACACTTGAACAAGATTCTTATTGCGGTATTCATAATCATTGCAGGGGCTACTTCCATACGAACAGTTGGTCCAGAGGAAGAGGGCGTAGTTTTGCAATTGGGCAAATATTCCAGAACTACATTGCCCGGACTTAATTTCATTATGCCATTTGGTATAGAAAAAATGTATAAAATCCCAGTGCAGCGACAGCTCAAACAAGAATTTGGTTTTAGAACAACTTCATCAGGTACTCGCTCTACCTATGATAAAAGACCTTATGTAAATGAATCTACTATGCTGACCGGTGATTTGAATATGGCCGATGTGGAATGGGTAGTACAATACAGAATTCAGGATTCTTATCAATACCTCTTTAGGGTTAGAAATGCAGAAAAAACACTGCACGACATGTCGGAAGCTGCCATGCGCAAAGTGGTTGGGGACAGGACGGTAAATGAAGTATTAACCGTTAAAAGGCAAGAAGTAGCCACTGAAGTAAAAAAAATCCTTCAAGAGCTTTGTGATGATTATGAAAATGGCATCCGTATCGATCAAGTGGTATTGCAAGATGTAAACCCTCCTGAGCCGGTAAAAGCTTCATTCAATGCCGTAAACCAAGCACAGCAGGAAAAAGAAACCTTGATCAACCAAGCGGAATCGGATTACAACAAAGTAATTCCCCGTGCCAAAGGTGAGGCAGAGGAAACCATAGAATTAGCAGAAGCCTATGCCCTCAACAGGGTCAATCGTGCACAGGGTGAGGCCAATCGTTTTGAAGATATTTACAAATCCTACATAAAAGCACCAGAGGTAACAAAAAAAAGATTGTACCATGAAACGATGGAGACTGTTTTGCCAAAATTGGGAAATAAAATTATTGTAGATGAAAATGGGAGCAATGTACTGCCCCTTTTGAATTTAGAAGGATATAAAAAAGGAATGACGAAATGAAGTTAAGAGATAGATTAATAATTATAGGAATCGCAATAGTGGCCATTGTAGTATTCAATAGCTACTTTATTTTAGATGAAAAGGAACAGGCTATTGTGACCCAATTTGGAAAACCCATTGGCGAACCAAGGACAGAACCCGGAGTAAATTTCAAAATCCCATTTATCCAAAGAGTACAGTTTTTTGACAAACGATACCTGGAATGGGATGGCGATGCCAATCAAATTCCCACCAAGGACAAGAAATTCATCTTTGTAGATACTTATGCAAGGTGGGAAATCACAAACCCTTTACAGTTTTTCAAAAGATTAAGGAACGAGCGTTCCGGACAATCTAGGCTGGATGATATTTTAGATGGCGAAACCCGAAATGCAGTGGCTGGAAATGAATTGTTGGATATTGTGCGTTCAGAAAACCGAGAGCCTGAAGTAATTGAAGATTATATGGAAGACATGGAGGTACTCGAAGACATTTCTGTAGGACGTGAAAAAATAGAAGCAGAAGTTTTGAAAAAGGCCAATGAGCGTTGTACAGACTTGGGAATCAGAATATTGGATTTCAGGTTTAAGCGCATCAATTATGTAGATGATGTTAGAGATCGAGTGTATGAAAGAATGATAAGTGAGCGCAAGAGAATTGCAGACCAGTTCAGGTCGCAGGGTGAAGGAGAAGCCAGATCAATTCAGGGAGATAAAGAACGTGATCTGGCCAAAATACAATCAGAAGCATACAAAACAGCCGAGGAAATAAGAGGTCGTGCAGATGCTAAAGCCACTAATATTTATGCAAATGCATACAACAAAAACAGGGCTTCCCGTGAATTGTATTCTTTTTTAAGAGCCATGGAAAGCTTTGAAAAATCAATGGATGAAAAAACCAACCTGATCCTAAGCACGGATAGTGAATACTTTAAGTATATGAAGTCTATTGATTAAGCGCCCATAAAATTACCGCCACAAACCCTTACGCATTGTCCATTTATAGCCCTGGCTGCGGGTAGTGAAAGATACAATGCCAATTCGGCAACATCATCGGGTGTACCGCCTTGCTGAAATGCGGAAAGTCTTCTTGCGCCCTCACGTGTGAAAAAGGGCATTTTAGCCGTCATATCTGTTTCTATAAAGCCTGGCGCAATAGCATTGAACACCATGTCCAAATGCTTTTTATTCCGTGCCATAGCTGCACAATATTCAATCAATGCGGCTTTACAAACCACATAATTACTTTGTCCATAATTGCCTGACAAGCCGGAGATAGAAGACAAATGCGTTATGCGCGCATTCGCATTGAAAGTCCCTTGCTCCATCAGTTCTTTGTTAATATTTACGATAGCGCGAAAATTAATGTCAAGAACACGTTTCCACCAATCTTCAGGCATATTTGCCAGTGTTTTATCTTTTGTGATACCAGCATTGTGCACCAATATATCCAATCCCTTTTCCCCAAATTTTTCATGCAGAATATTAGGCAATTCAGGATCTGTGACATCGGCAAGTATTAATTTGCCTTTGATTTTTCTCATAACACGCTTTGCCTCAATCTCCTGAGGGGGAATATCCAATATATAAACCAATGCTCCTTCGCCAGCCAGCTTTTCTGCTATAGCTGCTCCTATACCTTTTGATCCACCGGTAACCAATGCGTTTTTTCCTTCAAGTGCTTTTTCTACTGTTAAATCACTTTCTGTTTTTTGCAAATTTAAGCGCACAGATTGACCACTGACATAAGCAGAATGCTCACTCAACCAAAATGCAAAATGTTGCGTAATTCCATTCAGCAATACTTCATCAGATACTTGTCTTACATCATTTATAAAAAGTACATTGGCACTTATACCTTTTTTCCCCGACTCTTTAGCCAAAGTTTTTATCAGACCCAGCATAGCCCTGCTCATGGTTTGTTGAGCTACAGTTTCTGCTTTTCCTTCAGCCAGTATCAATATTCTTCCATTAGTCGAAAGCTTCTTTAATAGTGGTTTAAAGAAAAAATAAGCTTCATCAAGGTCTTGATACCCTGTAAATGATAATGAATTGAATATTAATATATTAGGCCTTCCTTCCTCATCTGCTGATTTATAGGTATTTGCACCTAATTTTTCAAGAGCCTGCAAAAATACTTCATTTTTGAAACCAAATTCACTCAATATTACTTTCTTTGCTTCCAATGGAGTATCAGTGTATGGCTTACTGGCTCTGTTTAAATATGGTGGTAATGGCAGAGGAAGTTTTAAAGATTTAACCAATGACCTCAACCATTTTTTTTCCAATAAATAATCGCTCATTGTTTGAGTTTTTTGTTAATTTTTAAATAAATATTTGTACTGGGATTTGCGCTAAAATAAGGTATTCAAATTGGCAAAATAAATGGAATTGAA
This window contains:
- a CDS encoding DUF6722 family protein, translating into MDKDLRKEIGKFFVDVAKLLIGGAVLSSVLKIQGISSTVVMIVGTAVAIIFAILGFSIMSMKDKK
- a CDS encoding Nramp family divalent metal transporter, which gives rise to MPKSNILKTIGPGILFASTAIGVSHLVQSTRAGADYGFALWWAIVLANLMKYPFFEYGSRYASASGESIIDGYQRIGKWMLLLYFLITVCSMFFVAAAVGAVTAGFLDNLFGISQLIPWLKIPAATVLFLVCVLILLLGKYKALDGLIKIIATVMLLATLAAFVLTLKNGPVAEISTISSPETWTPGGIAFIIALMGWMPTAVDLSAWNSLWTLERIKETGYKPKLKETLFDFNIAYLISALLSLCFLTLGAFLIYGTNIELPDSSAAFASFVIDLYTQSIGNWSYFIIAVAAFAIMFGTSIGVFDGYARSLEKSTSLLFKGGFFEKAIETRQVYMASVLVVAGGAYLLIYSFSGQLKALVDLATTISFLIAPLIAIVNFRLVHAPYVAKEAVPPLWLKILSYTGIIFLSGFALWFLYIRLLQ
- a CDS encoding OmpA family protein, producing MTRHNNSHIYSKRILISVLFLFYMGISSVKSQVNLLLNGDFEQTREAKIKMLVDQFGNKQEFELNDSSLLEAFHPHTDDVRVMSMYWNYVEDSTGPGNVLMYNALSSKDSNAYSGKVYSKIIIMNMNYLPNEYRVDNLAGKLRRPLVKGQKYKVRFYLKFFSGNHYSKSICVGFLNKMTPYSIGINKSNKEPIYRHNIEPVWCLGSVLRDSVVYNEIEFNYTGTGDEQYIYIGNLLYEKTSYWKEQNLKENFHPIKNSKKNKRTSQNINSIYAIDRISIRAIDTSSNIALKMKQQPDFEEPNSPHKLDTVHAYTYYFDFNEDKSNADISKILSYLKNDNEISSVLIIGHTDSIGTNEYNQILSKNRALFISELIKQQIEIPISIKGMAYSKMLSRENNSLNRRVEIYYTY
- the hflK gene encoding FtsH protease activity modulator HflK, which translates into the protein MSQERPKININLYWIKQHLNKILIAVFIIIAGATSIRTVGPEEEGVVLQLGKYSRTTLPGLNFIMPFGIEKMYKIPVQRQLKQEFGFRTTSSGTRSTYDKRPYVNESTMLTGDLNMADVEWVVQYRIQDSYQYLFRVRNAEKTLHDMSEAAMRKVVGDRTVNEVLTVKRQEVATEVKKILQELCDDYENGIRIDQVVLQDVNPPEPVKASFNAVNQAQQEKETLINQAESDYNKVIPRAKGEAEETIELAEAYALNRVNRAQGEANRFEDIYKSYIKAPEVTKKRLYHETMETVLPKLGNKIIVDENGSNVLPLLNLEGYKKGMTK
- the hflC gene encoding protease modulator HflC; this encodes MKLRDRLIIIGIAIVAIVVFNSYFILDEKEQAIVTQFGKPIGEPRTEPGVNFKIPFIQRVQFFDKRYLEWDGDANQIPTKDKKFIFVDTYARWEITNPLQFFKRLRNERSGQSRLDDILDGETRNAVAGNELLDIVRSENREPEVIEDYMEDMEVLEDISVGREKIEAEVLKKANERCTDLGIRILDFRFKRINYVDDVRDRVYERMISERKRIADQFRSQGEGEARSIQGDKERDLAKIQSEAYKTAEEIRGRADAKATNIYANAYNKNRASRELYSFLRAMESFEKSMDEKTNLILSTDSEYFKYMKSID
- a CDS encoding SDR family oxidoreductase, whose product is MSDYLLEKKWLRSLVKSLKLPLPLPPYLNRASKPYTDTPLEAKKVILSEFGFKNEVFLQALEKLGANTYKSADEEGRPNILIFNSLSFTGYQDLDEAYFFFKPLLKKLSTNGRILILAEGKAETVAQQTMSRAMLGLIKTLAKESGKKGISANVLFINDVRQVSDEVLLNGITQHFAFWLSEHSAYVSGQSVRLNLQKTESDLTVEKALEGKNALVTGGSKGIGAAIAEKLAGEGALVYILDIPPQEIEAKRVMRKIKGKLILADVTDPELPNILHEKFGEKGLDILVHNAGITKDKTLANMPEDWWKRVLDINFRAIVNINKELMEQGTFNANARITHLSSISGLSGNYGQSNYVVCKAALIEYCAAMARNKKHLDMVFNAIAPGFIETDMTAKMPFFTREGARRLSAFQQGGTPDDVAELALYLSLPAARAINGQCVRVCGGNFMGA